One stretch of Aquimarina sp. Aq107 DNA includes these proteins:
- a CDS encoding DUF427 domain-containing protein has product MGSNKKGKTKIDWLKKAREHWNYKGAERPSFAIEPKENQRSVWDFPRPPIIEKVSKPVIVNHKNTRIVDSSNALAVLETASPPTYYIPKNDIDMNTLVAMPNKSSMCEWKGNAVYWTLKEVINIPVAWSYPNPFLEFEALKDHIAFYPQHLDCYVDGEQVRAQASQFYAGWITSDLVGPFKGEPGTGHW; this is encoded by the coding sequence ATGGGATCTAATAAAAAAGGTAAAACAAAGATAGACTGGTTAAAAAAAGCTCGAGAACACTGGAATTATAAGGGTGCAGAAAGGCCTTCATTTGCAATTGAACCTAAAGAGAATCAGCGATCAGTTTGGGATTTTCCTCGTCCCCCGATCATTGAAAAAGTTAGTAAGCCAGTAATTGTGAATCATAAAAATACTAGGATTGTAGATTCTAGTAATGCACTTGCAGTACTAGAGACTGCAAGCCCACCAACATATTATATCCCTAAAAATGATATTGATATGAATACGCTTGTTGCGATGCCTAATAAAAGTTCTATGTGCGAATGGAAAGGAAATGCAGTGTATTGGACATTAAAGGAAGTGATTAATATTCCTGTGGCGTGGTCATATCCTAATCCATTTTTAGAATTTGAAGCATTAAAAGATCATATCGCTTTTTATCCGCAACATCTTGATTGTTATGTTGATGGAGAACAAGTAAGAGCACAAGCTAGCCAATTTTATGCAGGATGGATCACTTCTGATTTGGTTGGACCTTTTAAAGGAGAACCTGGAACAGGACATTGGTAA
- a CDS encoding ABC transporter permease, whose protein sequence is MAWRDGRSSISRLLLFMASIILGIAAVVSIQLFSENVKQNIQDQSKVLMGADFIIDSRQLPNKKVQAIIDSLGADAYEVNFPSMAAFSSNGAAKLVQVRGMEGNFPFYGTLETEPSTAAAEYQKRGGALVDATLMLQYDIKPGDSIKLGLVTFPIIGAINSMPGSSGISSTVAPTVLIPYRFIEQTELLQLGSRKRYQYFFESPEVDLIKLDKTLDPILDTENADLDTHTSTSQRIGRGYGNLGKFLNLAAFIALLLGCIGIASSVHIYIKEKLTDVAVLKCLGASRKQAFLIYLIQIAVMGLIGGILGTVAGIGLQQLLPFLLEGFLPFDIEVSISLQPIFMGLLLGVLMSVLFALQPLLATWYVSPLEVLRVSEKQAKGSKKIRIITFGAILLFILLFSLWIFRDILFAFAFVAGIFTTFAILAGISTLFIKVIKKYFPTAWGFTARTSLLNLFRPNNQTTVLIFAIGLGTFLISTLYFTKDILLTKTALDNGSDNANIILVDVQPEQRDAVIASMTPAGLEVIDNLSIVTMRMHSINGELSNEIRKDTTSTVNDWVLNHEFRTTFRDSLIASESIIDGSWVKEVKSGEKVSISISESLAENAKLGVGDPVIFNIQGVLMETIVGSIRKVDWTRLQLNFMVVFPKGVLEQAPQFHVLTTYVPDNKQSAALQQELVSKFPNVTVFDLRQIYTVIEDILGKISWVINFMAFFSILTGIIVLIGSVRNSKYQRIKESVLLRTLGAKSKQILSITALEYLFLGILGSLAGILLSLISSQLLATLLFEEPFVPSGIPFLLFLPSIVILVLLIGLSNIKSVLQSPPLNILRKVG, encoded by the coding sequence ATGGCGTGGCGTGATGGAAGATCTAGTATTTCTAGGTTACTATTATTTATGGCATCTATCATTCTTGGTATTGCCGCCGTAGTTTCGATACAATTATTTAGTGAAAATGTAAAACAAAATATACAAGATCAATCCAAAGTATTGATGGGTGCTGATTTTATTATTGATAGTAGACAACTCCCTAATAAGAAAGTACAAGCTATTATCGACTCGTTGGGAGCAGATGCCTATGAAGTTAATTTTCCGTCCATGGCAGCATTTTCAAGTAATGGAGCAGCAAAATTGGTACAAGTGAGAGGTATGGAGGGCAATTTTCCTTTTTATGGAACTTTGGAAACGGAACCTAGTACTGCAGCTGCTGAGTATCAAAAAAGGGGAGGAGCCTTAGTAGATGCTACACTTATGTTGCAATATGATATAAAACCAGGTGATTCTATCAAGTTAGGATTGGTTACTTTTCCTATTATAGGAGCTATTAATTCAATGCCAGGTAGTTCTGGAATCTCATCAACGGTAGCTCCCACAGTACTAATCCCATATCGATTTATAGAACAGACCGAATTGTTGCAATTGGGTAGTAGAAAGAGATATCAATATTTTTTTGAATCACCAGAAGTTGATCTGATTAAATTAGATAAAACGTTAGATCCTATCTTAGATACAGAAAACGCTGACCTTGATACGCATACCAGTACTAGTCAGCGAATAGGACGTGGTTATGGAAATCTGGGTAAATTTCTGAACTTGGCGGCTTTTATAGCCTTACTACTAGGTTGCATTGGCATAGCTAGTTCAGTACATATCTATATCAAAGAGAAATTAACAGATGTTGCGGTTTTAAAATGTTTAGGAGCGAGTAGAAAACAGGCTTTTTTGATTTACCTAATACAAATTGCTGTGATGGGACTTATTGGTGGAATTTTAGGAACAGTAGCGGGTATAGGACTTCAACAATTACTTCCATTTCTTTTGGAAGGATTTTTACCATTTGATATAGAAGTTTCTATAAGTCTACAGCCAATTTTTATGGGATTACTATTAGGTGTTTTGATGTCGGTACTATTTGCATTACAACCTTTACTGGCTACCTGGTATGTATCTCCGTTAGAAGTGTTACGGGTGTCAGAAAAACAAGCTAAAGGATCCAAAAAGATTCGAATAATTACTTTTGGAGCAATTTTGCTTTTTATTCTTTTATTCTCCCTATGGATTTTTAGAGATATACTATTTGCTTTTGCCTTTGTAGCAGGTATTTTTACCACCTTTGCTATTTTAGCAGGTATCTCTACCTTATTTATTAAGGTAATCAAAAAATATTTTCCAACCGCTTGGGGATTTACGGCTAGAACGAGTTTATTGAATCTCTTTAGACCTAATAATCAGACTACTGTACTTATATTTGCGATAGGTCTTGGTACTTTTTTAATTAGTACTTTATATTTCACTAAAGACATCCTATTAACAAAAACAGCATTGGATAACGGTTCAGACAATGCGAATATTATTTTAGTAGATGTGCAACCAGAGCAGCGTGATGCTGTAATTGCCAGCATGACTCCAGCTGGATTAGAAGTTATCGATAATTTATCGATTGTTACTATGCGAATGCATAGTATTAATGGAGAGTTAAGTAATGAGATTCGAAAGGATACAACTTCCACAGTTAATGATTGGGTACTCAACCATGAATTTAGGACAACTTTTAGAGATTCGCTTATTGCTTCTGAATCTATAATTGATGGTAGCTGGGTAAAAGAAGTTAAATCTGGAGAAAAAGTTTCCATCTCAATATCAGAAAGTCTTGCCGAAAATGCAAAGTTAGGAGTAGGGGATCCAGTTATTTTTAATATACAAGGTGTATTAATGGAAACCATTGTTGGAAGCATCAGAAAAGTAGATTGGACACGCTTACAGTTAAATTTTATGGTAGTGTTTCCAAAAGGTGTATTAGAACAAGCACCTCAATTTCATGTGCTCACTACATATGTACCAGATAACAAGCAATCTGCTGCTTTGCAACAAGAACTAGTAAGTAAATTTCCAAATGTTACTGTCTTCGATCTTAGGCAGATCTATACTGTTATTGAAGACATTCTAGGAAAAATCTCCTGGGTGATTAATTTTATGGCATTCTTTAGTATTCTTACAGGTATTATTGTATTAATAGGTTCGGTTCGAAATAGTAAATATCAACGTATTAAAGAGAGTGTGTTATTACGCACATTGGGTGCAAAAAGCAAACAAATTCTTAGTATTACGGCGCTAGAGTATTTATTTTTAGGAATACTTGGCAGCTTGGCTGGAATCCTATTATCTTTAATCAGTAGCCAATTATTAGCAACCTTATTATTCGAAGAGCCTTTTGTGCCTTCTGGCATTCCATTCTTACTGTTTCTGCCTAGTATTGTAATTTTAGTATTGCTCATTGGATTAAGTAATATTAAAAGTGTGTTACAAAGTCCGCCTTTAAATATTTTGAGGAAAGTGGGGTAG
- a CDS encoding ABC transporter ATP-binding protein produces the protein MPKILKIHELEKTYSSGSKKLKVLDNISFEVEKGATFSIVGPSGSGKTTLLGLCAGLDNQDSGIVELCGQNIQELNEDERAQLRNKEVGFIFQNFQLLPTLTALENVIVPLELQGVKNAVTKGKELLEKVGLSHRFHHYPSQLSGGEQQRVALARAFSNAPTILFADEPTGNLDEETGEKVIQLLFELNKEAGTTLVIISHDLDLANRTQQILRLKGGKIISNEKTLVQ, from the coding sequence ATGCCAAAGATATTAAAGATTCATGAACTTGAGAAGACTTATAGCAGTGGTTCAAAAAAACTTAAAGTCTTAGACAATATCTCGTTTGAAGTCGAAAAAGGAGCTACCTTTTCTATTGTAGGACCTTCCGGAAGTGGTAAAACTACTTTGCTTGGACTATGTGCTGGATTAGACAACCAGGACTCAGGTATTGTAGAGTTATGTGGACAAAATATTCAGGAATTGAATGAAGATGAACGTGCACAATTAAGAAATAAAGAAGTAGGATTTATATTTCAGAATTTTCAATTGCTTCCCACTTTAACAGCACTAGAGAATGTGATTGTGCCTTTGGAATTACAAGGAGTTAAAAATGCCGTTACAAAAGGTAAAGAGCTACTAGAAAAGGTAGGATTATCACATCGTTTTCATCACTATCCCTCACAATTATCAGGAGGAGAACAACAACGTGTTGCATTAGCCCGTGCCTTTTCAAATGCACCTACGATTTTATTTGCTGATGAACCAACAGGAAATTTAGATGAAGAAACCGGAGAAAAGGTCATACAGCTCCTTTTTGAATTAAATAAAGAAGCTGGAACTACTTTGGTTATTATCTCTCACGATCTTGATTTGGCAAATCGAACTCAACAGATACTTAGATTAAAAGGAGGGAAAATTATAAGCAATGAGAAAACGTTAGTACAATAA
- a CDS encoding arylesterase, with product MQKRKNKQMVSYLYTRYKWISLKFCYFLFFSLLLSCGENTTKKEETTTNSSAENSDDTTKNTSTKTILCFGDSLTAGYGLDDINDAYPAILQNRLDSLGLAYTVINSGLSGETTAGGKSRISWVLNQKVDVFILELGANDGLRGVPLTETQNNLQSIIDAVRKKNSETTIILAGMQLPPNMGPEYITAFRNIFPDLAQKNELALIPFLLKDVGGIPELNQADGIHPTIEGQKILANNVWEVLKTVVK from the coding sequence ATGCAAAAGAGGAAAAATAAGCAAATGGTTTCGTATTTATATACTCGTTATAAGTGGATTTCCTTAAAGTTTTGTTATTTTTTATTCTTCAGTTTGCTATTATCTTGTGGAGAAAACACTACTAAAAAAGAAGAAACTACCACGAACAGTTCTGCTGAAAATAGTGACGATACTACTAAAAATACTTCTACCAAAACGATTCTTTGTTTTGGAGATAGCTTAACTGCTGGCTATGGATTAGATGATATTAATGATGCATATCCCGCTATACTCCAGAATAGACTGGACTCTTTAGGTTTAGCGTATACGGTTATCAATTCGGGATTAAGTGGAGAGACTACAGCTGGCGGAAAAAGCCGTATCTCATGGGTACTTAACCAGAAAGTTGATGTCTTTATTCTAGAACTAGGTGCTAATGATGGATTGCGTGGCGTTCCTTTAACAGAAACCCAAAATAATCTTCAATCCATTATCGATGCAGTACGAAAAAAGAACTCAGAAACTACAATCATATTAGCCGGCATGCAGTTACCACCAAATATGGGTCCTGAATATATTACAGCGTTTAGAAATATTTTTCCTGATCTTGCCCAAAAAAATGAGTTAGCACTGATTCCATTTCTTTTAAAAGATGTTGGAGGTATTCCAGAACTAAATCAAGCGGATGGTATACACCCTACTATAGAAGGACAAAAAATCCTAGCTAATAATGTTTGGGAAGTGCTAAAAACAGTGGTGAAATAG
- a CDS encoding serine hydrolase has translation MKPQLYVLFFLSNFVLAQIDSISTRINNQINHSSENPVHSILVYLENQSEKFYYNEGFGLTAENGNPVTKNSLFKIASSTKLFVSTVILQLQEEGKLDINDKVFRYLKDIKYLDFENLHILDSIKYSKRITIKQLLSHRSGLADIFTDREDIFFGMVAQNPSKQYNPKSIIELYYQQNLNKEPHFIPNEGWYYSDINYVLLGLLIEQLDQTELSQSIRNRILGPLGMKDTYFEYYEEFNKKTSQISQYIGDINFSDINTSFDWAGGGLVSTNTDLALFIKALFSYNLINKKSLDAMIDVAFTKKNESRYGLGIYEFIINEDVYYGHFGFYGTFIGYCPKTKSTLSYSISQATPNFNSYKFISQLLSFAK, from the coding sequence ATGAAACCACAATTATATGTTTTATTCTTTTTGTCAAACTTTGTACTTGCACAAATAGACTCAATTAGCACTAGAATTAATAATCAAATTAATCATAGTTCAGAAAACCCTGTACATAGTATCTTGGTGTATTTAGAAAATCAAAGTGAAAAATTTTACTATAATGAGGGGTTTGGATTAACCGCAGAAAATGGAAATCCAGTCACAAAAAATAGTTTATTTAAAATCGCCAGCAGCACTAAACTCTTTGTATCAACTGTTATACTTCAGCTTCAAGAAGAAGGTAAACTAGATATAAATGATAAAGTATTTCGGTATTTGAAAGATATAAAATATCTTGATTTTGAGAATTTACATATTTTGGATTCTATAAAATATTCGAAACGTATCACTATCAAGCAACTATTATCACATCGATCAGGATTAGCGGATATTTTTACGGATAGAGAAGATATATTTTTTGGAATGGTTGCTCAAAACCCTAGCAAACAATATAATCCAAAATCAATTATAGAATTATATTATCAACAAAACCTTAACAAGGAACCGCATTTCATCCCTAATGAAGGATGGTATTATTCGGATATCAATTACGTATTACTTGGGTTACTGATAGAACAGCTAGATCAAACTGAGCTATCTCAATCCATTAGAAACCGAATATTAGGACCATTAGGAATGAAGGATACATATTTTGAATATTATGAAGAGTTCAATAAAAAAACTAGTCAAATAAGTCAGTATATAGGCGACATAAATTTTTCTGACATAAACACATCATTCGATTGGGCTGGAGGAGGACTTGTATCTACGAATACTGATTTAGCACTATTCATAAAAGCATTATTCAGTTATAATCTTATCAATAAAAAATCATTGGATGCAATGATTGATGTAGCGTTCACTAAAAAAAATGAAAGTAGATATGGTTTAGGTATATATGAATTTATTATAAATGAAGATGTGTATTATGGCCATTTTGGATTTTATGGAACTTTCATAGGATATTGTCCTAAAACAAAATCAACTCTTTCATATAGTATTAGTCAAGCGACGCCAAACTTTAACTCGTATAAATTTATTAGTCAACTGCTAAGTTTTGCTAAATAA